From the Streptomyces pluripotens genome, one window contains:
- a CDS encoding amidohydrolase family protein, whose product MPDSQPQPHPPSNPSGSSGPARPASLLLCGARLTDGRTVDVRLSDGRIEAVGTVGSLAPGPVRAAASRVDLNGYLLLPAPAEPHAHGDTALSCERPGPVSYAPEDVQRRATEATLLQLGHGATAVRAHVRVGDVQGLGALGAVLQARRSLRGLAELTTVAMPRLLTGAAGADGLAMLRDAVKMGASVVGGCPDLDPDPTGYVEAVLEVASEHGCPVDLHTDAADPARLSRLAAMAGGLRPGVTIGPCAGLARLPTEVACRVADQLAAAGVAVVCLPQGGCGSADRRGAAPVRLLHAAGVRVTAGSGALRDASNPVGRGDPLEAAYLLASVHGLRPQDAYDVVSASARAVLGLADVRVEAGFPAELLAVRGDHLAGALSLAYSRIVVHRGRVVARTSAVREYCNSAAATEAGLPRQGRKDPS is encoded by the coding sequence ATGCCCGACAGCCAGCCGCAGCCCCACCCGCCGTCGAACCCGTCGGGTTCGTCCGGGCCGGCCCGCCCGGCCTCCCTGCTGCTGTGCGGGGCACGGCTCACCGACGGCCGGACCGTGGACGTACGGCTGAGCGACGGGCGCATCGAGGCGGTGGGCACGGTCGGCAGTCTCGCGCCGGGACCGGTGCGGGCAGCCGCCTCACGCGTGGACCTGAACGGCTACCTGCTCCTGCCCGCACCGGCCGAACCGCACGCCCACGGCGACACCGCGCTGTCCTGCGAACGCCCCGGCCCGGTGTCGTACGCCCCCGAGGACGTCCAGCGTCGGGCGACCGAGGCGACCCTGCTGCAACTCGGGCACGGGGCGACGGCCGTGCGCGCGCACGTGCGCGTGGGCGACGTCCAGGGGCTCGGCGCACTGGGTGCGGTCCTGCAGGCACGGCGGTCGCTGCGGGGGCTCGCGGAACTGACGACGGTGGCGATGCCCAGGCTGCTCACCGGGGCGGCCGGAGCCGACGGGCTCGCAATGCTGCGGGACGCGGTGAAGATGGGTGCCTCCGTGGTGGGCGGCTGCCCGGATCTGGATCCGGACCCCACGGGCTATGTGGAAGCGGTCCTGGAGGTCGCGTCCGAGCACGGCTGCCCGGTGGACCTGCACACGGACGCCGCCGACCCGGCCCGGTTGTCCCGGCTCGCAGCCATGGCGGGGGGGTTGCGTCCCGGCGTGACGATCGGCCCGTGCGCCGGTCTCGCGCGCCTGCCCACCGAGGTCGCCTGCCGTGTGGCGGACCAGCTCGCGGCGGCCGGCGTGGCGGTGGTGTGCCTGCCCCAGGGCGGCTGCGGCAGCGCCGACCGGCGAGGCGCGGCACCGGTGCGGCTGCTGCACGCGGCCGGGGTGCGGGTGACGGCCGGAAGCGGCGCCCTGCGGGACGCGTCCAACCCCGTCGGCCGCGGCGACCCCCTGGAAGCGGCCTACCTCCTCGCCTCCGTGCACGGCCTGCGCCCGCAGGACGCCTACGACGTCGTGAGCGCCTCGGCCCGCGCGGTCCTGGGCCTGGCCGACGTGCGGGTGGAGGCGGGATTCCCCGCGGAGCTCCTGGCCGTACGCGGCGACCACCTGGCCGGCGCGCTCTCCCTGGCCTACAGCCGGATCGTGGTGCACCGCGGCCGGGTCGTGGCGCGTACCAGCGCGGTCCGCGAGTACTGCAACTCGGCGGCGGCGACCGAGGCCGGGCTGCCGCGGCAGGGGCGGAAGGACCCCTCGTGA
- a CDS encoding NAD(P)H-binding protein — protein sequence MRIVIAGGHGQIALRLERLLSAHGHEAAGIIRKAEQGDDLRAVGAEPILLDLESASVEEVAAHLQGADAAVFAAGAGPGSGVGRKETVDRGAAVLFADAAVRARVRRFVVVSSMGADPAHPGDDVFDVYLRAKGEADAYVTRQEALDWTILRPGSLTNDAGTGLVRLEAHTGRGAVPRDDVAAVLAELVDTSSTAGLVLELVGGSVPVPVAVKSVAGN from the coding sequence ATGCGCATTGTTATCGCTGGTGGTCATGGTCAGATCGCGCTGCGGCTGGAGCGCCTGCTCTCCGCGCACGGGCACGAGGCCGCGGGCATCATCCGCAAGGCCGAACAGGGCGACGACCTGCGGGCGGTCGGAGCCGAACCGATCCTGCTCGACCTGGAGTCCGCCTCGGTGGAGGAGGTCGCGGCGCATCTGCAGGGTGCGGACGCGGCCGTGTTCGCGGCCGGCGCCGGTCCGGGCAGTGGCGTAGGCCGCAAGGAGACGGTGGACCGCGGCGCGGCGGTGCTGTTCGCGGACGCGGCGGTCCGCGCGCGGGTCCGCCGCTTCGTCGTGGTGTCCTCGATGGGCGCGGATCCCGCGCACCCGGGCGACGACGTCTTCGACGTGTACCTGCGCGCCAAGGGCGAGGCCGACGCGTACGTCACCCGGCAGGAAGCACTGGACTGGACGATCCTGCGGCCCGGCTCCCTGACGAACGACGCGGGTACCGGATTGGTCCGGCTGGAGGCGCACACCGGGCGGGGAGCGGTGCCCCGGGACGATGTGGCAGCCGTCCTCGCGGAGCTGGTGGACACGTCGTCGACGGCCGGCCTGGTCCTGGAGCTCGTCGGCGGTTCGGTGCCGGTTCCGGTGGCGGTGAAGTCGGTGGCCGGGAACTGA
- a CDS encoding DUF6233 domain-containing protein — MAVGREQTMCALTEAGVMACPLCRPDTVPGLLE; from the coding sequence GTGGCGGTCGGCCGGGAGCAGACGATGTGCGCGCTCACCGAGGCAGGCGTCATGGCGTGCCCGCTGTGCCGACCGGACACCGTGCCGGGCCTTCTCGAATGA
- a CDS encoding LysR family transcriptional regulator: protein MDLDTVRTFVTAADAGQFQEAAADLEVTQQAVSKRIATLERNLGVRLFTRTPRGAELTIDGQAFLPHARELLRVAERAVASVRPGRRPLRVDVIALRGAASGLMRGFHRAYPETDLDVVTLFDIEEAVTAIRSGAIDASFRAVVAPGRPLPEDIESVRVLDEPLQLLAGPAHALAGARSVTVAQLSGHRIWMPGIAPGTEWGAYYDALVAEFGLTIEATGPNFGSDALLDTIADTPALATFMGGHTRLIWPADHGLRRIPVTDPTPVYPHSLLWHRDNPHPALAILRAHLAATAAGHDTAGTWVPDWVIPRGAPKRP from the coding sequence ATGGACCTCGACACTGTCCGGACCTTCGTCACCGCCGCCGACGCGGGGCAGTTCCAGGAGGCCGCCGCCGACCTGGAGGTCACCCAGCAAGCCGTCTCCAAGCGCATCGCCACCCTGGAGCGCAACCTCGGGGTGCGGCTGTTCACCCGCACCCCGCGCGGTGCCGAGCTCACCATCGACGGACAGGCGTTCCTGCCCCACGCACGCGAGCTGCTGCGCGTCGCCGAGCGCGCGGTCGCGTCCGTGCGTCCCGGCCGCCGTCCGCTGCGCGTCGACGTGATCGCTTTGCGTGGTGCGGCGTCGGGCCTGATGCGCGGCTTCCACCGCGCGTATCCCGAGACCGACCTCGACGTGGTGACGCTGTTCGACATCGAGGAGGCCGTCACCGCCATCCGCTCCGGTGCGATCGACGCGTCCTTCCGTGCTGTCGTCGCGCCCGGCCGGCCCCTTCCCGAGGACATCGAGTCCGTCCGGGTGCTCGACGAGCCGCTCCAGTTGCTCGCCGGCCCCGCCCACGCGCTGGCGGGCGCCCGGTCGGTGACCGTCGCCCAGCTCTCCGGGCACCGGATCTGGATGCCCGGCATCGCCCCCGGTACCGAGTGGGGCGCCTACTACGACGCCCTCGTCGCCGAGTTCGGCCTCACGATCGAGGCGACCGGCCCCAACTTCGGCTCCGACGCGCTCTTGGACACCATCGCCGACACCCCGGCCCTGGCCACCTTCATGGGCGGGCACACTCGCCTCATCTGGCCGGCCGACCACGGCCTGCGCCGCATCCCGGTGACCGATCCGACGCCCGTCTACCCGCACTCGCTCCTCTGGCACCGCGACAACCCTCACCCGGCGCTGGCCATCCTCCGCGCCCACCTCGCAGCCACAGCGGCCGGCCACGACACCGCCGGGACCTGGGTGCCGGACTGGGTGATTCCGCGCGGAGCGCCGAAGCGTCCGTGA
- a CDS encoding MFS transporter, with product MRSGQRLGRRFGWLWGAYGTSALGTWLAFGAFPLIAVRVLDAGPAEVAALSSAGSAVGAAVAVPLGPWVEFRRKRPVLIAMDLVRFAALLTVPVAYALGALTFLQLLLVSVVVAAADITFRAASGAHLKTLLPAADLLVANARFESTAWTTTIIGPPLGGAAIGLLGPVATVAADAVSYLLSALGIGAMGGHEPLPERREAVRLRARDLLDGWRHILADATLRPLFLHTALFNGLVMAASPLLAVLMLGRLGFAPWQYGLAFAAPSIGGLLGSRLARPLVTRLGQRRALVMAGTMRAIWPVGLAFPGSGTAGLLLVMGVELGLIFCCGVFNPVHATYRLERTAPDRVTRMLSAWAVTTKASTAALTAVWGVLGGVLGPRTAIGLAGVFLLATPLLLPHRAAALPSEPESASSRA from the coding sequence GTGAGGAGCGGGCAGCGACTGGGGCGGCGGTTCGGGTGGCTCTGGGGAGCGTACGGGACCAGCGCGCTCGGCACCTGGCTCGCCTTCGGCGCGTTCCCGCTGATCGCCGTGCGGGTACTTGACGCCGGACCGGCCGAGGTCGCCGCGCTCTCCTCAGCAGGGTCTGCGGTGGGCGCGGCCGTGGCGGTGCCGCTCGGCCCATGGGTGGAGTTCCGCCGCAAACGGCCGGTGCTGATCGCGATGGACCTGGTGCGGTTCGCGGCGCTGCTGACGGTCCCCGTCGCGTACGCGCTCGGCGCACTCACGTTCCTCCAGCTCCTGCTGGTCTCGGTGGTCGTCGCGGCGGCCGACATCACCTTCCGCGCCGCCTCCGGCGCGCACCTGAAGACGCTGCTGCCGGCCGCGGACCTGCTCGTCGCCAACGCCCGGTTCGAGTCAACGGCATGGACGACCACGATCATCGGACCGCCGCTCGGTGGCGCCGCGATCGGGCTGCTCGGTCCGGTGGCGACGGTGGCCGCCGACGCGGTCAGCTACCTGCTCTCGGCCCTGGGCATCGGCGCGATGGGCGGGCACGAGCCACTGCCCGAGCGCCGGGAGGCCGTACGCCTGCGGGCCCGGGACCTCCTGGACGGCTGGCGGCACATCCTCGCCGACGCGACGCTGCGTCCGCTGTTTCTCCACACCGCCTTGTTCAACGGCCTGGTGATGGCCGCCTCGCCGCTGCTGGCCGTCCTGATGCTCGGCCGACTCGGGTTCGCACCGTGGCAGTACGGCCTCGCCTTCGCCGCGCCCTCGATCGGCGGGCTACTCGGTTCGCGGCTGGCCCGACCACTCGTCACCCGGCTCGGGCAGCGCCGGGCCCTGGTCATGGCCGGGACAATGCGGGCGATCTGGCCCGTCGGCCTGGCCTTCCCGGGGTCAGGCACCGCAGGACTGCTGCTGGTGATGGGCGTCGAACTCGGGCTCATCTTCTGCTGCGGGGTCTTCAACCCCGTCCACGCCACCTACCGCCTGGAGCGCACCGCGCCCGACCGGGTCACCCGCATGCTGTCCGCCTGGGCGGTGACGACCAAGGCCTCGACCGCAGCCCTGACGGCCGTCTGGGGCGTGTTGGGTGGCGTGCTCGGCCCGCGTACGGCCATCGGCCTGGCCGGCGTGTTCCTGCTGGCGACCCCGCTGCTGCTCCCCCACCGTGCGGCGGCGCTCCCCTCAGAGCCGGAGTCGGCGTCGAGCCGCGCCTGA
- a CDS encoding HNH endonuclease signature motif containing protein — MNQVDPAGGLREDDYALLQSRPEAAASAAAGLILRYFYPLHPDLLGDFGLHELLAGRWADALRPQLGESFKDRDAIWRAYGGQKMAGIGCLADGILSAFSDEKGPYDDRRIPDTNWIAYVGDGLSGDQQITDGNELMAAYQATGRPLRYWHKPYQGQFSFETWAVIVQRRLRWGVGEDKKWRREFLWILAPVPSPERETWPAEVSEALDADTGALHDDTGTYRPSDVDPEVQDTAESDKDAYRRLSRSAEANANRRGQLKRPSLADRFVRDPSARAAVLRRCNDSCENPQCDGHPKERTTAGKPILQVDHVHDLAKGGPDVPWNMIALCPNCHALKTYGVNREKLRRRLSATAKQLHAEALR; from the coding sequence TTGAACCAGGTCGACCCCGCCGGGGGTCTCCGTGAAGACGACTACGCTCTGCTGCAGTCGCGTCCCGAAGCCGCAGCCTCTGCTGCTGCCGGCCTCATCCTGCGCTACTTCTACCCGCTGCATCCCGATCTGCTGGGAGACTTCGGGTTGCACGAACTACTCGCTGGCCGGTGGGCCGACGCACTACGCCCCCAACTGGGCGAGAGCTTCAAGGACCGCGATGCCATCTGGCGCGCCTACGGCGGTCAGAAGATGGCGGGCATCGGCTGCCTCGCCGATGGCATCCTCAGTGCCTTCTCGGACGAAAAGGGGCCCTACGACGACCGTCGCATCCCGGACACGAACTGGATCGCCTACGTGGGAGACGGCCTCTCCGGCGACCAGCAGATCACCGACGGCAACGAGCTGATGGCCGCATACCAGGCCACGGGACGCCCTCTCCGCTACTGGCACAAGCCGTATCAGGGGCAGTTCAGCTTCGAGACCTGGGCGGTCATCGTCCAACGCCGACTACGGTGGGGGGTCGGAGAAGACAAGAAGTGGCGCCGGGAGTTCCTCTGGATCCTGGCCCCCGTTCCCTCTCCGGAACGCGAGACGTGGCCAGCTGAGGTTTCGGAGGCACTGGACGCTGATACGGGCGCGCTTCACGACGACACCGGCACCTACCGCCCAAGTGACGTGGACCCCGAAGTGCAGGACACCGCGGAGAGTGACAAGGACGCGTACCGACGTCTCTCCCGGAGCGCGGAAGCCAACGCCAACCGCCGAGGACAGCTGAAGAGGCCGTCGCTCGCCGACCGGTTCGTCCGCGACCCCAGCGCACGGGCAGCAGTTCTCCGCCGCTGCAACGACAGCTGCGAGAATCCCCAGTGCGACGGCCACCCCAAGGAGCGCACCACGGCAGGCAAGCCGATCTTGCAGGTCGATCACGTGCACGACCTAGCCAAGGGTGGCCCTGACGTTCCGTGGAACATGATCGCCCTGTGTCCCAACTGCCACGCCCTCAAAACCTACGGCGTCAACCGGGAGAAGCTCCGCCGCCGGCTCTCTGCCACTGCGAAGCAACTGCACGCCGAGGCACTTCGGTAG